A genomic stretch from Rubripirellula reticaptiva includes:
- a CDS encoding family 16 glycoside hydrolase gives MNSRLFAIFLTTSLALLANSGVCRGDESDPDFKVQGEYVGDQTGMQVVAIGDGEFDVVIYEGGLPGAGAKSTPPRRVDADSDVVRDLVMSMGLTKTARTSPTMGANAPAGAIVLFDGTQASIDKNWAEGKLAEDGLLAQGAMTQREFRDYKLHVEFRTPWMPKATGQARGNSGIYHQARYETQILDSFGLEGKDNETGGVYTVNAPSVNACFPPLTWQTYDVEFTAARYDGANKKIADARMTVRLNGITVQNDVAVPYATRASKLPEGPSPGPLYLQDHGNPVRFRNIWILPRDADKEARRPIVPGFERFFATSPTPSIDGGNVLLSSLACGACHPGGDVAGLPSQRGPDLSSVVSRVRTDALVDMIANPHATKSGTTMPDPWPVLDDAARYQRATAIASYLIDAGGGKMIDRAASQAMADSGSNLYHSIGCAACHPSFNDTPAPSATSVPLGDLGRKYSLVSLARFLQNPHQVRPGLRMPGLVGSAEDAFAIAAYLTRDVTIQPGTAKFARRVYRGKWERLPDFDSMTPEVTDSVTELKIDDVEPKNNFGVVFEAQLPISADGEYTFQLSSDDGSAFSIGEHRLENDFIHPDQVTEAKFKLTAGVYPIRVEYFDAGGQRALSLKMVDPMFGASDIATLIADPDNSEPDFLPSKFVADSSLVAQGRQWFASAGCKSCHAVAGNDDAVASAPSIDELRVDRGCLAESITGRAVDYALNPAQRSALVAAIESRQDGGWKPLDDAGRVHLTMATLNCYACHARDKVGGPELSRDALFTSTMPEMGLEGRLPPPLDGVGDKLNDKYFESALQNGGNLRDYMMTRMPVFGYEPLRDLHQSFVTIDRSDEMKTPKNSDAHSKILAAGRKAVGNRGLACIKCHSFGGDKGGGLGAIDMLEMTNRLRPEWFQRYLQDPTGYRPGTRMPNSFVDGVSALTGLYGGDPVLQIDAMWQYLLQGKSAKSPEGLKQGAIVLAADTKPRIYRNFFTGLSARGIAVGYPDGLNLIWDAEAMTLARVWRNSFIDASLHWVGRGQGRQDPLGDAVIDVEQATPIAKLASIDAAWPETTGRERGYRFGGYRLDESGNPIFLYSLDGVKVQDAPLPPSEENPQMAREITVDASATKTGEALVWQFASGSIRATDDGFRVNQKFTISVEGVDCQIVTVGQSQALRAVISVGKSSTITETIRW, from the coding sequence ATGAATTCGCGACTCTTCGCGATCTTCCTGACCACATCGCTGGCTCTTTTGGCCAATTCGGGCGTCTGCCGGGGTGACGAAAGTGATCCTGACTTCAAGGTCCAAGGCGAATACGTCGGTGACCAAACGGGCATGCAGGTCGTCGCCATTGGCGATGGCGAGTTTGACGTGGTCATCTACGAAGGTGGCCTTCCCGGTGCCGGTGCCAAATCGACGCCACCCCGCCGAGTCGACGCCGATTCGGATGTCGTACGAGACTTGGTCATGTCCATGGGGCTGACCAAAACGGCTCGAACCAGCCCAACGATGGGCGCCAATGCACCGGCCGGCGCGATTGTTTTGTTTGATGGAACGCAAGCCTCGATTGACAAAAATTGGGCCGAAGGCAAATTGGCTGAAGATGGTTTGCTTGCCCAAGGTGCGATGACCCAGCGAGAGTTTCGCGACTACAAATTGCATGTCGAGTTTCGCACGCCGTGGATGCCAAAGGCGACGGGCCAAGCACGTGGCAACAGCGGCATTTATCACCAAGCTCGTTACGAGACCCAAATTCTCGATTCGTTTGGACTCGAAGGCAAAGACAACGAAACCGGCGGCGTCTACACCGTCAACGCTCCGTCGGTGAACGCTTGTTTTCCGCCGCTGACGTGGCAGACCTACGACGTTGAATTCACTGCCGCGCGTTACGACGGTGCCAACAAGAAAATTGCCGACGCCCGCATGACAGTGCGGCTAAATGGAATCACGGTCCAAAATGATGTCGCGGTACCCTATGCGACTCGCGCGTCAAAGTTGCCCGAAGGACCTTCGCCAGGCCCTCTCTATCTACAAGATCACGGAAACCCCGTTCGCTTTCGCAACATTTGGATTTTGCCACGCGACGCCGACAAAGAAGCTCGGCGACCCATCGTGCCGGGATTCGAACGATTCTTTGCGACAAGTCCAACACCATCGATCGACGGTGGTAACGTTTTGCTCAGCTCGTTGGCCTGTGGCGCTTGCCACCCAGGCGGTGATGTAGCCGGTCTGCCATCACAACGCGGCCCCGACTTGTCCAGCGTCGTTAGCCGTGTTCGAACTGACGCGTTGGTCGACATGATCGCCAACCCTCATGCCACCAAATCCGGCACCACGATGCCGGACCCTTGGCCGGTATTGGACGATGCCGCACGTTACCAGCGTGCAACGGCAATCGCCAGCTACTTGATTGATGCCGGTGGCGGAAAAATGATCGATCGTGCTGCAAGCCAAGCGATGGCTGACAGTGGATCAAATCTCTACCATTCGATCGGTTGTGCCGCGTGTCACCCAAGTTTTAATGACACGCCCGCCCCGTCGGCGACGTCAGTGCCTCTGGGTGATTTGGGACGCAAGTATTCGCTCGTCTCGTTGGCTCGGTTCTTGCAAAACCCGCACCAGGTCCGGCCTGGACTGCGAATGCCAGGCTTGGTCGGGTCGGCCGAAGACGCGTTCGCAATCGCCGCATATTTGACACGCGACGTGACCATTCAACCGGGGACCGCCAAGTTTGCGAGACGAGTCTATCGCGGGAAATGGGAACGGTTGCCCGATTTCGATTCCATGACTCCCGAGGTGACCGATTCGGTGACCGAGTTGAAAATCGACGACGTCGAACCCAAGAATAATTTTGGTGTTGTCTTCGAGGCCCAATTACCGATCTCGGCGGATGGTGAGTACACGTTCCAATTGAGCAGTGATGATGGCAGCGCGTTCTCGATCGGCGAACATCGCTTGGAGAACGATTTCATTCATCCCGACCAGGTCACCGAAGCCAAGTTTAAATTGACTGCCGGTGTGTATCCGATTCGTGTTGAGTATTTCGATGCGGGCGGACAGCGGGCGTTGTCTCTGAAGATGGTTGACCCGATGTTTGGGGCTAGCGATATCGCCACTCTGATCGCCGACCCTGACAATAGTGAGCCTGACTTTTTACCTAGCAAATTTGTTGCCGATTCATCGCTTGTCGCGCAAGGACGCCAGTGGTTCGCAAGTGCCGGATGTAAGAGCTGTCACGCGGTCGCGGGCAACGACGATGCGGTCGCCAGCGCGCCGTCGATCGACGAATTGCGAGTCGATCGGGGGTGCTTGGCAGAATCGATCACTGGACGCGCCGTTGATTACGCACTGAATCCGGCTCAGCGATCGGCGCTGGTCGCTGCGATTGAGTCACGCCAAGATGGCGGTTGGAAACCACTGGATGATGCGGGCCGAGTTCATTTAACGATGGCAACGTTGAACTGCTATGCCTGTCATGCTCGTGACAAAGTTGGCGGCCCCGAACTTTCCCGCGACGCGCTGTTCACTTCGACGATGCCCGAGATGGGCCTGGAAGGTCGCTTGCCGCCACCGCTTGACGGTGTCGGTGACAAACTCAATGACAAGTACTTTGAATCGGCTTTGCAAAATGGCGGCAATCTTCGTGACTACATGATGACGCGGATGCCCGTTTTCGGTTACGAGCCGCTGCGCGATCTGCATCAGTCGTTCGTCACAATCGATCGCAGCGATGAAATGAAAACCCCGAAAAACTCCGACGCACATAGCAAGATTTTGGCGGCGGGCCGAAAAGCGGTTGGCAACCGTGGATTGGCGTGCATCAAATGCCACAGCTTTGGCGGTGACAAAGGTGGTGGCCTGGGTGCGATCGACATGCTGGAGATGACGAATCGTTTACGTCCCGAGTGGTTCCAGCGTTACTTACAAGATCCCACCGGATATCGACCCGGTACGCGAATGCCGAACAGCTTTGTTGACGGTGTCTCGGCACTGACGGGACTGTACGGTGGCGATCCTGTTTTACAGATCGATGCGATGTGGCAGTATCTATTGCAAGGTAAGAGTGCGAAGAGTCCCGAAGGGTTGAAGCAAGGCGCGATCGTGCTGGCTGCGGACACAAAGCCGCGAATCTATCGCAACTTTTTTACCGGCCTCAGTGCTCGTGGAATCGCAGTCGGATATCCCGATGGATTGAATCTGATCTGGGACGCCGAGGCGATGACACTTGCTCGAGTTTGGCGAAACAGTTTCATCGATGCATCGTTGCACTGGGTTGGTCGCGGACAAGGACGACAAGATCCACTTGGTGACGCCGTCATCGACGTCGAACAGGCAACACCGATTGCCAAACTCGCGTCGATCGATGCCGCGTGGCCCGAGACGACGGGGCGCGAGCGTGGCTATCGATTTGGTGGCTACCGACTGGACGAGTCCGGCAATCCGATTTTCTTGTACTCGCTAGACGGTGTTAAAGTCCAAGACGCGCCGTTGCCACCAAGCGAAGAAAACCCGCAAATGGCCCGGGAAATCACCGTCGATGCGTCGGCGACCAAGACGGGCGAAGCCTTGGTTTGGCAATTCGCAAGCGGTTCGATCCGAGCGACTGATGACGGATTTCGTGTCAATCAAAAGTTCACGATCTCGGTCGAAGGTGTCGATTGCCAGATCGTCACAGTAGGGCAGTCCCAGGCATTGCGAGCGGTGATCTCCGTGGGCAAGTCTTCGACAATCACTGAAACGATCCGCTGGTAA
- a CDS encoding PQQ-dependent sugar dehydrogenase, which yields MKYSNSNIVCVAAFLCLGFASASHAASPTEADYYQITTFETPKDEVIEACGFQVMPDGRLAVCSRRGDIFMVADPLAKKVAADNFSVYARGLHEPLSLAEKDGWLYATQRPEVTRMQDVDGDGTADVFETYADGWGVSGDYHEYAFGSKFDADGNMLVTLCLTGSFSSAVPYRGWAMQITPDGETIPFASGVRSPGGVGANLAGDVFYTDNQGPWNGTCGLKVLQRGKFAGHPGGWKWYESAESVIGKQPVEPVSGSRLWIEADRIDELVPPAILFPYDKMGKSASGIACDTTGGKFGPFDGQLFVSDQTQSRVMRVFLEQVDGVYQGACFPFRKGFASGNVATEMSPSGSLFVGGTNRGWGSVGNKPFAVERLDWTGKVPFEIKEMSLTADGFELRFTKPVDAKTASDLASYTMTTYAYEYREQYGSPEVDHTEPTISSATVSDDGMSVRLVVDGLQRGHVHELHADGIRGTDELPLLHSEAYYTVNRLQTK from the coding sequence ATGAAATACTCAAACTCCAATATCGTCTGTGTTGCCGCGTTCCTGTGCTTGGGATTCGCGTCGGCCTCACACGCTGCTTCGCCCACCGAAGCCGACTACTACCAGATCACCACCTTCGAAACTCCCAAAGATGAAGTGATCGAAGCCTGCGGATTTCAAGTGATGCCGGACGGCCGACTTGCGGTTTGTTCGCGTCGCGGTGACATCTTCATGGTGGCCGATCCGTTGGCGAAAAAAGTCGCGGCGGACAACTTTAGCGTCTACGCACGTGGATTGCATGAACCGCTGAGCCTGGCAGAGAAAGACGGTTGGTTGTACGCGACCCAGCGTCCCGAAGTCACTCGGATGCAAGACGTTGATGGCGACGGTACGGCGGACGTGTTTGAAACCTACGCCGACGGATGGGGCGTTTCAGGTGACTACCACGAATATGCGTTCGGATCAAAGTTTGACGCCGACGGCAACATGCTCGTCACCTTGTGCTTGACCGGATCGTTTTCAAGCGCCGTGCCCTATCGAGGTTGGGCAATGCAAATCACGCCGGATGGCGAAACGATCCCATTTGCCAGTGGTGTGCGTTCGCCCGGCGGTGTCGGCGCGAATTTGGCAGGCGACGTTTTCTATACCGACAACCAAGGGCCTTGGAACGGAACGTGCGGATTAAAGGTTCTGCAACGAGGCAAGTTCGCCGGGCATCCGGGCGGATGGAAATGGTACGAGTCAGCCGAATCGGTGATCGGGAAGCAGCCTGTTGAACCGGTCAGCGGCAGTCGGTTGTGGATCGAAGCTGACCGCATCGATGAATTGGTTCCGCCAGCAATTCTGTTTCCGTACGACAAAATGGGGAAGAGCGCGTCGGGGATCGCCTGCGACACCACGGGTGGAAAGTTCGGTCCGTTCGATGGTCAGTTGTTCGTCAGCGATCAAACGCAAAGCCGGGTGATGCGAGTTTTCCTTGAACAAGTTGATGGTGTTTATCAAGGCGCGTGCTTCCCATTTCGAAAGGGATTCGCTTCGGGCAACGTCGCGACCGAGATGTCGCCGTCGGGATCTCTATTTGTTGGTGGTACAAACCGTGGATGGGGATCAGTTGGCAATAAGCCGTTTGCAGTTGAGCGACTTGATTGGACCGGCAAGGTGCCATTTGAAATCAAGGAAATGAGCTTAACCGCCGACGGTTTCGAGTTGCGTTTCACCAAACCCGTCGACGCGAAAACCGCCAGCGATCTTGCGAGCTACACGATGACGACGTACGCGTACGAGTATCGGGAACAGTACGGTAGTCCCGAGGTGGATCACACTGAGCCGACGATTTCCTCGGCCACCGTTTCCGATGACGGCATGTCGGTTCGATTGGTGGTCGATGGATTGCAACGCGGTCACGTCCATGAATTGCATGCTGATGGGATTCGCGGTACCGACGAGTTGCCGCTGTTGCATTCGGAAGCCTATTACACGGTGAATCGGCTGCAGACCAAGTAG
- a CDS encoding DUF4153 domain-containing protein yields the protein MTGDFSQTPVSKADQAIPNGTSDAVVSPGVREVAAAAIWTLLADLLIFRSDGYTGLAIFLVSVPILFFWLFPTMLRQSSAKWTIGILAVVAARLVWSGSSLTVFSGMLLVVAVSMVAAGSVPMVLEGIVLASRALFDGAIGLGHFHLSKHLGRGGKLPAGSLSVLLPIVAAGVFGSIFVFANPDLLDRVSASLTDVVTSMVNWITGFSIWEIPFCVVALLLGIGLMRPRLPMIRVGSTESAETVLFDQAESQWYAAFRNTLITVTALFAVYLGFEWMTLWKREFPEGFYYAGYAHQGAAWLTFALALATGMLSLIFRGSILADPRLDSLRKLAWIWSGASLLLAVAVYNRLLIYVGYNGMTRMRTVGFFGITLVVIGFGLVLYKIGRQRNLWWLLRGQLIAFALTVIAYSVFPVDYAAHHYNVARVSDGYLRPSVMIAVKPIEDEGVVSLLGLVDCPDPIIREGVRAKLAQRQETIGAESAGHWTAYQASTSRLRRVLKANESKWSDYDNRKKQERAINAFREYAMQWY from the coding sequence ATGACAGGCGATTTTTCTCAGACGCCGGTTTCCAAAGCCGACCAGGCGATTCCGAACGGGACTTCTGACGCGGTGGTTTCGCCAGGTGTGCGCGAGGTTGCGGCGGCGGCTATCTGGACTTTGCTTGCGGATCTGTTGATTTTTCGCAGTGATGGATACACGGGACTGGCGATCTTTTTGGTATCTGTTCCGATTCTGTTCTTTTGGTTGTTTCCGACGATGCTTCGTCAGTCGTCCGCCAAGTGGACGATCGGCATCTTGGCGGTTGTGGCTGCCCGATTGGTTTGGTCGGGATCTTCGCTAACCGTCTTCTCGGGCATGCTGTTGGTCGTTGCCGTTTCGATGGTCGCCGCGGGCAGCGTACCGATGGTTTTGGAAGGCATTGTGCTGGCTTCGCGAGCATTGTTCGACGGTGCCATTGGGTTGGGACATTTTCATCTTTCCAAGCATTTGGGGCGTGGCGGGAAATTGCCGGCCGGATCACTGTCAGTACTGTTGCCGATCGTCGCGGCCGGTGTGTTTGGTTCGATCTTTGTGTTCGCCAATCCTGATTTGCTTGATCGAGTTTCGGCTAGTTTGACGGACGTGGTCACCAGCATGGTGAACTGGATCACGGGGTTTTCGATCTGGGAGATTCCCTTTTGTGTTGTCGCATTGTTACTGGGGATTGGATTGATGCGGCCTAGGTTGCCGATGATCCGCGTTGGTTCGACCGAGTCGGCTGAGACCGTGTTGTTTGATCAGGCCGAATCCCAGTGGTATGCGGCTTTTCGCAATACTTTGATCACTGTGACTGCGTTGTTTGCGGTTTACTTGGGCTTTGAGTGGATGACGTTGTGGAAGCGAGAGTTTCCTGAAGGGTTTTACTATGCCGGCTATGCACACCAGGGCGCCGCCTGGTTGACGTTTGCGTTGGCATTGGCGACCGGCATGTTGTCGTTGATTTTTCGCGGCTCGATTTTGGCGGATCCTCGTCTGGACTCGCTTCGCAAGTTGGCGTGGATTTGGTCCGGCGCGAGTTTGTTGTTGGCCGTCGCCGTCTACAACCGGTTGTTGATCTATGTGGGTTACAACGGCATGACTCGTATGCGAACAGTCGGATTCTTTGGCATCACGTTGGTCGTGATCGGTTTTGGGTTGGTGCTTTATAAGATCGGGCGTCAACGAAACCTTTGGTGGTTGCTGCGCGGACAATTGATTGCGTTCGCATTGACGGTGATCGCTTACAGTGTCTTTCCAGTGGACTATGCGGCTCATCATTACAACGTCGCTCGCGTGTCGGACGGATACTTGCGACCTTCGGTGATGATTGCCGTCAAGCCAATCGAAGACGAGGGTGTCGTGTCACTGTTGGGTTTGGTGGATTGCCCTGACCCGATCATTCGCGAGGGCGTGCGAGCGAAGTTGGCACAGCGACAGGAAACGATTGGGGCCGAGTCGGCCGGCCACTGGACGGCCTATCAAGCCAGCACGAGTCGTCTTCGTCGCGTCTTGAAGGCAAACGAATCCAAGTGGTCGGACTACGACAATCGCAAAAAACAAGAACGCGCGATCAATGCGTTCCGAGAATACGCGATGCAGTGGTATTGA
- a CDS encoding cation:proton antiporter, giving the protein MSQSLVHDLLIILTAGLVAGLVCRWLRASVLIGYLIVGAIVGREVLNLVSDQEHQLEQFAEVGVFLLLFSIGLEFSIDDLKRLGSKLFVGGMVQMTLVAAPVAMLLTWMQLSWQSAVLIASAVAFSSTVLTFKALSEWGQFEQPHGQRAIGILLFQDAALVPLLLLVPLLTGGADQVSPVQYAILAATSLVFVTVVIALRWILARWLIPMFAKYRSPDLVILFTLVSLGGVTLAAYSVGLPPAVGSFAAGLIFNGNRWTKQIDALVLPFRETFAAVFFVCLGLIFNPVLFLTEPLFMIASLAAVIAIKAIAATIALKLTGLSFKCAFGMGIGLAHVGEFAFVLVLLGLESGVIDESVYQRVVAIAVGSLVLTPPLMKIGLRWTQTGEHNEPSEPQSAYQITAGKRAAVIGAGPIGRRMASQLETFGNDVCLVDLSPINLQLFAQEGFRTVAGDATDLQILRAAAIGDATTIVVCVPHDEIAIRIVRSIQKLNRAGNLIVRCRYQSSAKKMKSLGANCVVSEEAEASIALVRALSALDAQQPGI; this is encoded by the coding sequence ATGTCTCAGTCGCTCGTCCACGACTTACTAATCATTTTGACCGCAGGCCTGGTCGCCGGATTGGTTTGTCGTTGGCTACGGGCATCGGTATTGATCGGCTATTTGATCGTCGGCGCGATCGTCGGCCGCGAGGTTCTGAATCTGGTTTCCGACCAAGAGCACCAACTAGAACAATTTGCCGAAGTCGGTGTGTTCTTGCTGCTGTTTTCAATCGGTCTCGAATTCTCGATCGATGACTTGAAACGCCTAGGTTCGAAATTGTTCGTGGGCGGCATGGTGCAAATGACGCTCGTCGCAGCACCTGTTGCGATGCTCCTGACGTGGATGCAATTGAGCTGGCAATCGGCAGTACTGATTGCGTCAGCGGTCGCCTTCAGTTCGACCGTGCTGACGTTCAAAGCGCTTTCAGAATGGGGCCAATTCGAACAACCGCACGGACAACGGGCGATCGGAATCCTGCTGTTTCAAGACGCCGCACTGGTTCCGCTCTTGTTGCTCGTCCCGTTACTGACAGGCGGTGCCGATCAGGTCAGCCCGGTCCAGTATGCGATCCTGGCCGCCACGTCGCTGGTGTTTGTCACCGTCGTGATCGCACTGCGATGGATTCTGGCTCGCTGGTTGATCCCGATGTTTGCCAAGTACCGAAGCCCGGACTTGGTCATCTTGTTCACTTTGGTTTCACTCGGCGGTGTCACTCTAGCGGCGTACTCCGTCGGACTGCCACCGGCGGTTGGATCCTTTGCCGCCGGACTGATTTTCAACGGCAATCGGTGGACCAAACAAATCGATGCGTTGGTGTTGCCGTTTCGCGAAACGTTCGCCGCCGTGTTCTTCGTCTGTTTGGGTTTGATTTTCAACCCGGTACTGTTCCTTACCGAACCGCTGTTCATGATCGCATCGCTAGCGGCGGTTATCGCCATCAAAGCGATCGCTGCCACGATCGCATTGAAACTAACAGGGCTGTCATTCAAATGCGCGTTCGGCATGGGCATCGGACTGGCGCATGTCGGCGAGTTTGCTTTCGTGCTAGTGTTGCTGGGACTCGAATCCGGCGTGATCGACGAATCCGTCTATCAACGCGTCGTTGCCATCGCAGTCGGCTCGCTCGTGTTGACTCCACCGCTGATGAAGATCGGACTGCGGTGGACACAGACCGGCGAACACAACGAGCCTTCCGAACCGCAAAGTGCCTATCAAATCACGGCCGGAAAACGGGCCGCGGTGATCGGCGCCGGCCCCATCGGCCGTCGCATGGCATCCCAACTTGAAACATTCGGAAACGACGTCTGCCTGGTCGACCTCAGCCCCATCAATTTACAATTATTCGCGCAAGAAGGTTTCCGCACGGTGGCTGGCGACGCCACGGATCTACAGATTCTAAGAGCCGCCGCAATTGGCGATGCGACCACCATCGTCGTTTGTGTGCCACACGACGAAATAGCGATTCGAATCGTCCGGTCAATTCAAAAACTAAACCGAGCCGGAAACCTAATCGTCCGCTGCCGATATCAATCGAGCGCTAAAAAAATGAAAAGCCTCGGCGCCAATTGCGTGGTCAGCGAAGAAGCCGAAGCCTCCATCGCCCTGGTCCGAGCACTCAGCGCACTCGATGCTCAACAACCCGGCATTTAA
- the nth gene encoding endonuclease III — MKKQERADWVRHQLASLYPDPPIPLDHRDDFTLLVAVLLSAQCTDKKVNEVTPELFRLGPTPAAMRDLGEAAILEIIRPLGLSKQKAKHVAKLSEMIVDDHDGMVPRTFAGLESLPGVGHKTASVVMSQAFGIPAFPVDTHIHRLAQRWGLSSGKSVVQTERDLKKLFPETSWNELHLQIIFYGREHCTARACDGTKCGICTELYPRRVKPVVWNKP, encoded by the coding sequence TTGAAGAAACAAGAACGTGCCGATTGGGTTCGCCATCAGTTGGCCAGTCTCTATCCCGACCCGCCAATTCCCCTGGATCATCGCGACGACTTTACTTTGTTAGTGGCGGTGCTGTTAAGCGCGCAGTGTACCGATAAAAAGGTCAACGAAGTCACTCCAGAATTGTTTCGTTTGGGGCCAACGCCTGCTGCGATGCGAGATTTGGGCGAAGCAGCAATTTTAGAAATCATTCGTCCCCTTGGTTTGTCGAAACAGAAAGCCAAGCATGTCGCCAAGCTGTCCGAAATGATTGTTGACGATCACGATGGAATGGTCCCGCGAACGTTCGCAGGATTGGAGTCGTTGCCAGGTGTGGGGCACAAGACGGCCAGCGTCGTGATGTCGCAAGCGTTCGGCATACCCGCGTTTCCCGTTGATACCCACATCCACCGTTTGGCTCAGCGTTGGGGATTGTCTAGCGGCAAGAGCGTCGTGCAGACGGAACGCGACTTGAAAAAGCTGTTCCCCGAAACGTCATGGAATGAACTGCACTTGCAGATCATTTTTTACGGCCGCGAGCACTGCACCGCGAGGGCGTGCGACGGGACGAAGTGCGGGATCTGTACCGAGCTTTACCCACGCCGCGTCAAGCCAGTGGTCTGGAACAAGCCGTAG
- the proB gene encoding glutamate 5-kinase, whose product MNSSPKSSHQTRKKTIKKAKCVVVKVGTRVLTGDDGKLDRRRIDVLARGLCRIADTGRQVLLVSSGAVGAGLGKLGLEHRPSGLAQLQAIAAIGQADLIQAYELSLAAHGRHAAQVLLTAADLRRRSGYLHVRNALTQIHGFGSIPIINENDTVAVAELKTTFGDNDRLASQVAGLLVDAVLIILSDIEGLYDGPPDIPTSKRIDIVEMIDDEVFGFAHDKLSSSSKGGMASKLRAAKLATHHGHPTFIAPGRDDDVLDKIMAGESIGTLFLPPKQTIRGRRRWIGAAAPIAGSLQLDAGATKALIKHGKSLLAVGVTAVNGTFPAGSIIALLDPDKNEVARGLCNYRSAHIIKIMGQPSDQIHDILGYCSYENVVHRNNMVLT is encoded by the coding sequence ATGAATTCAAGCCCCAAGTCGTCCCACCAAACTCGCAAAAAAACGATCAAGAAGGCCAAATGTGTGGTCGTAAAAGTCGGCACCCGTGTTCTGACGGGAGACGATGGCAAACTTGACCGGCGACGCATTGACGTGCTCGCTCGCGGACTTTGCCGAATTGCCGATACGGGCCGACAAGTTCTGCTGGTCAGCAGCGGCGCCGTCGGCGCGGGACTCGGCAAACTTGGACTTGAACACCGGCCAAGCGGGCTGGCGCAACTGCAGGCGATCGCTGCAATCGGTCAAGCCGACCTGATCCAAGCCTACGAATTGTCGTTGGCCGCACATGGCCGCCATGCCGCCCAAGTGCTGTTAACAGCCGCCGACCTGCGTCGACGATCGGGCTATTTGCACGTTCGCAATGCCCTGACTCAAATTCACGGATTCGGGTCCATCCCGATCATCAATGAAAATGACACCGTCGCGGTCGCTGAACTGAAAACCACCTTCGGCGACAACGATCGATTGGCTTCTCAAGTTGCCGGTCTGTTGGTCGACGCGGTACTGATCATCTTGTCCGATATCGAAGGGCTGTATGACGGCCCCCCTGACATTCCGACCAGCAAGCGTATCGATATTGTCGAAATGATAGACGACGAAGTCTTTGGTTTCGCGCATGACAAGCTTAGCAGCAGCAGCAAAGGCGGTATGGCCAGCAAGCTCAGAGCCGCGAAGCTAGCGACCCATCACGGTCATCCTACGTTCATTGCGCCTGGCCGAGATGACGACGTGCTCGACAAAATCATGGCCGGCGAATCCATCGGCACACTCTTCTTGCCGCCCAAACAAACGATTCGTGGACGCAGGCGATGGATCGGCGCGGCCGCGCCGATTGCGGGCAGCTTGCAACTGGATGCCGGTGCCACCAAAGCACTTATCAAACATGGCAAGAGCTTGCTGGCGGTTGGCGTTACGGCAGTCAACGGCACATTCCCGGCTGGCAGCATCATTGCGTTGCTGGATCCCGACAAAAATGAAGTTGCCCGTGGCCTGTGCAACTATCGCTCGGCTCACATCATCAAAATCATGGGGCAGCCCAGTGACCAAATCCACGACATCTTGGGGTACTGTTCCTACGAAAATGTCGTCCACCGGAACAACATGGTGCTGACCTAA